In Passer domesticus isolate bPasDom1 chromosome 12, bPasDom1.hap1, whole genome shotgun sequence, the following proteins share a genomic window:
- the HSBP1 gene encoding heat shock factor-binding protein 1 yields MAETDPKSVQDLTAVVQTLLQQMQDKFQTMSDQIIGRIDDMSCRIDDLERNIADLMMQAGVEELEGDNKTPASNKG; encoded by the exons ATGGCCGAGACCGACCCCAAGAGCGTCCAGGACCTGACGGCCGTG GTGCAGACATTGCTCCAGCAAATGCAGGACAAGTTTCAAACCATGTCTGACCAAATAATTGGAAGAA TCGATGACATGAGCTGCCGCATCGACGACCTGGAGCGCAACATCGCCGACCTCATGATGCAGGCGGGCGTGGAGGAGCTCGAGGGGGACAACAAGACCCCGGCTTCCAACAAGGGTTAA